The Fimbriimonas ginsengisoli Gsoil 348 genome window below encodes:
- a CDS encoding Sec-independent protein translocase subunit TatA/TatB — MPNLIANIFGVEQWLVILVLALLLFGGKKIPELMRGVGKGVGELQKGLEEGKRQITQSMHEDDSEAKSHEPKETVKRSESDVASSSK; from the coding sequence ATGCCTAACCTAATCGCAAACATTTTCGGAGTCGAGCAGTGGCTCGTCATTCTGGTACTTGCCCTCCTGCTATTTGGTGGCAAGAAGATCCCGGAGCTGATGCGTGGCGTCGGCAAGGGCGTGGGCGAGCTTCAAAAGGGTTTGGAAGAAGGTAAGCGCCAGATCACGCAAAGCATGCACGAAGACGATTCCGAGGCCAAATCGCACGAGCCCAAGGAAACCGTCAAGCGAAGCGAATCCGATGTCGCTTCGAGCTCCAAGTAA
- a CDS encoding PqqD family protein: MGLVEVARQWIAPKPRISFEELSKAKPVRNPAVVETPGEEGVLLLQAPLMQQGRGFAGWMAKRMNAPDTKTFELEPVGAFVWTLCDGKHTVEAISRKLRDRYKMNRLEADAALNAFLQMLGQRRLITLTTGKKK, from the coding sequence ATGGGACTGGTTGAAGTAGCCCGCCAGTGGATCGCCCCCAAGCCGCGCATCTCCTTCGAGGAGCTTAGCAAAGCGAAGCCGGTCCGGAATCCGGCCGTGGTCGAGACCCCCGGCGAGGAGGGAGTCCTCCTGCTCCAAGCCCCCCTCATGCAGCAGGGACGCGGCTTCGCCGGATGGATGGCAAAGCGGATGAACGCCCCCGACACCAAAACGTTCGAGCTGGAGCCAGTCGGCGCATTCGTATGGACTCTCTGCGACGGAAAGCACACCGTCGAGGCGATCTCGCGTAAGCTGCGAGATCGATACAAAATGAATCGGCTGGAAGCGGACGCGGCTCTTAACGCGTTCTTACAGATGTTGGGCCAACGGCGGCTCATCACCCTAACGACGGGGAAAAAGAAGTGA
- a CDS encoding ABC transporter permease, producing the protein MNQTEFKNVDPPFWVAWNQARASIRVRFFRQMITSAGIALGIAFFCSMQTIRVAGTNNVQSEAQLRWLVGTSLVMCLVGVTNSMLMSVTERFREIGTIKCLGASDGFIVKVFFLEALILGILGSLLGSLLGTGIMAVVQSAQGGHVPLTSGTGVVLLGTAIGTAMTVLAAIAPAMQAARMPAAAALRVEV; encoded by the coding sequence GTGAATCAGACCGAATTCAAAAACGTCGACCCTCCCTTTTGGGTCGCTTGGAATCAGGCCCGAGCGAGCATTCGCGTGCGGTTCTTCCGCCAAATGATCACCTCGGCCGGCATCGCCCTCGGCATCGCCTTCTTCTGCAGCATGCAGACCATCCGAGTCGCCGGAACCAATAACGTGCAATCCGAAGCCCAGCTCCGGTGGCTTGTGGGAACCTCGCTGGTGATGTGCCTCGTCGGCGTCACCAATTCGATGCTGATGTCGGTCACCGAGCGGTTCCGCGAGATCGGCACGATCAAGTGTCTCGGCGCTTCCGACGGCTTCATCGTCAAAGTTTTCTTCTTGGAGGCCCTGATCCTTGGCATCCTCGGATCGTTGCTGGGGTCCCTACTGGGCACCGGAATCATGGCCGTCGTCCAATCCGCCCAGGGCGGCCATGTCCCGCTTACCAGCGGCACCGGCGTCGTGCTCCTAGGCACCGCCATTGGAACCGCGATGACGGTTTTGGCGGCAATCGCCCCCGCGATGCAAGCCGCCCGCATGCCCGCCGCCGCGGCATTGAGAGTGGAAGTATGA
- a CDS encoding ABC transporter ATP-binding protein codes for MNDREVVVRTVNVVKQYGEGEAAVRALNGVTCEIYTGEYLSIMGPSGSGKSTLFNMIGGLDKPNEGSVYVNSVDIAQLTPRELAFLRCHTIGYIFQTFNLITVRTALENVTLPMLFAGLQPDEAEARGMELLTLVGLGHRYHHRPSELSGGQQQRVAIARSLANSPAIILADEPTGNLDLKTGQEIIDLLRQLNSERGVTIISATHDHKMLDVSDRIFHIRDGQLAQVETRAELDAAAAV; via the coding sequence ATGAACGATCGAGAAGTCGTCGTCCGAACGGTTAACGTCGTCAAGCAGTACGGCGAGGGAGAGGCCGCGGTCCGCGCCCTCAACGGCGTCACCTGCGAGATCTACACCGGCGAATATCTGTCGATCATGGGCCCCTCGGGCTCCGGTAAATCCACCCTCTTCAACATGATCGGAGGCCTGGATAAGCCGAATGAGGGTTCGGTCTACGTCAACTCGGTCGACATCGCCCAGCTCACCCCCCGCGAGCTCGCCTTCCTCCGTTGCCATACCATCGGCTACATCTTCCAGACCTTCAACCTCATCACGGTTCGAACCGCCCTCGAAAACGTGACCCTGCCAATGCTCTTCGCCGGGCTGCAGCCCGACGAGGCGGAGGCACGGGGGATGGAGCTCCTGACCCTCGTCGGCCTCGGCCACCGCTACCACCACCGCCCCAGCGAGCTCTCCGGCGGTCAGCAACAGCGCGTGGCAATCGCCCGCTCCCTTGCGAACAGCCCGGCGATCATCCTCGCCGATGAACCCACCGGCAACCTCGACCTCAAAACCGGTCAGGAAATCATCGACCTTCTCCGCCAGCTCAATAGCGAACGGGGGGTAACCATCATCTCTGCCACCCACGACCACAAAATGCTGGACGTCAGCGACCGCATCTTTCACATCCGCGACGGCCAGCTCGCCCAAGTAGAAACCCGGGCCGAACTGGACGCCGCCGCCGCGGTTTAG
- a CDS encoding CapA family protein, protein MSFSFIAALLAAPPTLTLIFGGDVMLNGIPPSPKTFAGIAATLHSGDLAMANLEVPLTDCRVATTRKSPAEVKKKDQWILKASPAHVPFLQVAGLGAVSLGNNHAMDYGQAGLNEMRRALSKAGIVHAGAGDNSSDANRLGVICLRDGTRVGMLSVLAFMTPGALRKTTPATLTSAGVAVLSFGGRIDDRAKSKLAAWVANARRKCDCVIIAAHWGTERKPLPNPYQVTLGRALIDAGADVVWGNHPHVLQGAEFYRGRPILYSMGNLISALPATTGFARLRHRGQRWTLEFFPANVSRGQVSVVPAKASAPARSAYQALCQAIQSKYPNPNSCAPIVSAPQR, encoded by the coding sequence GTGTCCTTTTCGTTCATTGCCGCTCTTTTGGCTGCCCCACCCACCCTCACCCTCATTTTTGGCGGGGACGTGATGCTGAACGGAATCCCACCAAGCCCCAAAACCTTCGCCGGCATCGCCGCCACCTTGCACTCCGGCGACCTCGCGATGGCCAACCTGGAGGTCCCCCTCACCGATTGCCGGGTGGCGACCACCCGTAAAAGCCCCGCCGAAGTGAAGAAGAAGGATCAGTGGATTCTCAAGGCTTCTCCCGCCCACGTCCCGTTCCTCCAAGTCGCTGGCTTAGGTGCGGTGAGCCTCGGCAACAACCATGCCATGGACTACGGCCAAGCCGGGCTAAACGAAATGCGGCGCGCCCTATCCAAGGCCGGGATCGTCCACGCCGGCGCGGGCGATAATTCGAGCGACGCGAACCGCCTCGGCGTGATCTGCCTTCGCGACGGAACACGGGTCGGGATGCTCTCCGTCCTCGCCTTCATGACCCCCGGCGCCCTCCGAAAAACCACCCCCGCCACCCTGACCAGCGCCGGAGTCGCCGTCCTAAGCTTCGGTGGCCGAATCGACGATCGAGCGAAGTCGAAGCTCGCCGCCTGGGTCGCCAATGCCCGCCGCAAGTGCGACTGCGTCATAATCGCCGCTCACTGGGGCACCGAGCGGAAGCCCCTTCCCAACCCCTACCAGGTGACCCTCGGCCGAGCCCTCATCGACGCCGGCGCCGACGTGGTCTGGGGAAACCACCCCCACGTCCTCCAAGGCGCCGAGTTCTACCGCGGCCGCCCGATCCTCTATTCGATGGGCAATCTCATCTCCGCCCTCCCCGCCACCACCGGCTTCGCCCGCCTTCGACACCGCGGCCAACGCTGGACTCTTGAGTTCTTCCCGGCCAACGTTTCTCGCGGTCAGGTGTCGGTTGTCCCTGCAAAAGCGTCCGCCCCCGCACGTAGCGCCTACCAAGCCCTCTGCCAAGCCATCCAATCCAAGTACCCCAACCCCAACTCCTGCGCCCCGATCGTCTCCGCCCCCCAAAGATAA
- a CDS encoding aspartate aminotransferase family protein, with protein sequence MDPDALYSDVVGKYGRHINPYLARLMSFAGFGVEMRAEGCYIWDQEGNRFLDCLGGYGTFSLGHRHPKVVEAVKRQLDEMALSGKAFFSKQAADLAEKLAEIAPPGVEFVFFSNSGTEAVEAALKFAKGMTGRVKIVSTEGSYHGKTLGALATTGREKYRKRFEPLMPGVVFVPFGDAEAATAAVDGDTAAMIVEPIQGEGGIIVPPDGYLRVLRDACDRHGALLIADEVQSGLGRAGDMFGCNHDGISPDLMPLAKSLGGGVMPIGATMGTKAVFESIYSPNPLAHTSTFGGNPLACAAGLAGILVLQEEGLVERSRIQGAKLKGGLQDVADRQNELVKEVRGRGLMIGVEFQMDEVGELVVAQLLKRGVCVAYALNNPKVLRFEPPLIISDSQIEDAVTAFDEAVAETAELLAAIA encoded by the coding sequence ATGGACCCAGACGCCCTCTATTCGGATGTGGTCGGCAAATACGGGCGGCACATCAACCCCTACCTCGCTCGCCTCATGTCGTTCGCCGGGTTCGGCGTGGAGATGCGGGCCGAAGGCTGCTACATCTGGGATCAGGAAGGAAATCGCTTCCTCGACTGCCTCGGCGGATACGGCACCTTCAGCCTCGGCCATCGCCACCCCAAGGTCGTCGAGGCAGTTAAGCGTCAGCTCGATGAAATGGCGCTGAGCGGCAAAGCCTTCTTCTCCAAGCAGGCCGCCGACCTCGCCGAGAAACTCGCGGAAATCGCCCCTCCCGGCGTCGAGTTCGTCTTCTTCAGCAACTCCGGCACCGAAGCCGTCGAAGCCGCACTTAAGTTCGCCAAAGGGATGACCGGCCGCGTCAAGATCGTCTCCACCGAAGGGAGCTACCACGGCAAGACGCTCGGTGCGCTGGCCACCACCGGCCGCGAGAAGTACCGAAAGCGGTTCGAGCCGCTCATGCCCGGAGTCGTCTTCGTTCCCTTTGGCGACGCCGAAGCCGCCACCGCCGCCGTTGACGGCGACACCGCCGCGATGATCGTCGAGCCGATCCAAGGCGAAGGCGGAATCATCGTCCCTCCCGACGGCTACCTTCGTGTGCTGAGAGACGCCTGCGACCGCCACGGCGCCCTTCTCATCGCCGATGAAGTTCAATCCGGCCTCGGTCGCGCCGGCGACATGTTCGGCTGCAACCACGACGGCATCTCCCCCGACCTGATGCCCCTCGCCAAGTCGCTTGGCGGCGGGGTCATGCCGATCGGCGCGACGATGGGAACCAAAGCCGTCTTTGAGTCGATCTACAGCCCGAACCCGCTTGCTCACACCTCTACGTTCGGCGGCAACCCCCTCGCCTGCGCCGCCGGTCTCGCCGGAATCCTCGTCCTCCAAGAAGAAGGGCTCGTCGAGCGATCGCGCATCCAGGGCGCAAAGCTAAAAGGCGGCCTCCAAGACGTCGCCGATCGGCAGAACGAGTTGGTAAAAGAGGTCCGGGGCCGCGGCCTCATGATCGGCGTCGAGTTCCAGATGGACGAAGTCGGCGAGCTCGTCGTCGCCCAGCTCCTCAAGCGCGGAGTCTGCGTGGCTTACGCCCTCAACAACCCCAAGGTGCTCCGCTTCGAACCGCCCCTGATCATCTCCGATTCGCAGATCGAAGACGCCGTTACCGCCTTCGATGAAGCCGTAGCCGAGACCGCCGAGCTCCTCGCCGCCATCGCCTAA